The following proteins are encoded in a genomic region of Corticium candelabrum chromosome 11, ooCorCand1.1, whole genome shotgun sequence:
- the LOC134187078 gene encoding 1-deoxyxylulose-5-phosphate synthase YajO-like: MAGSSNKCGIRYIGNSGLKVSNICLGAMTFGSTEGAMFHLPGQRDEAASHAILDKFVEMGGNFIDTADVYSAGRSESIVGTWLQKQAREQVIIATKVRFPVGSGPNDVGLSKKHILNGVEESLKRLNTSYIDLYQTHAWDDGTPIEETLSTLTDLVRQGKVRYLGLSNVTGWQLQKIIDLTKYKHYEPFVSLQVQYNLMCRETEWELQEVCKREGLGILPWSPLKGGWLSGKVTRAGAPEGSRIEYYGKQESGRPPFFRDYSKEEQTWKILDALKTTAEELGKSVPQVALKWLLHQETVSSVIIGAKKIEQLVDNMGAGDDGWKLTADQLKRLGDVSNIMPLYPYSFLNAVQVGRRRDGPLVL; the protein is encoded by the exons ATGGCTGGGTCTTCCAATAAATGCGGCATTCGCTACATCGGCAACTCGGGACTCAAAGTCTCCAACATTTGTTTGGGGGCAATGACGTTTGGCTCG ACTGAAGGTGCAATGTTCCATTTGCCCGGTCAACGCGACGAGGCTGCCTCTCATGCCATTCTGGACAAATTTGTTGAAATGGGAGGGAATTTCATCGACACTGCTGATGTGTATTCAGCTGGACGTTCAGAGTCGATCGTCGGCACGTGGCTGCAGAAACAAGCGAGAGAACA AGTCATCATTGCTACAAAGGTGCGATTTCCTGTGGGATCTGGTCCCAATGACGTCGGACTTTCCAAGAAACATATCTTGAACGGAGTGGAAGAAAGTCTGAAACGACTCAACACAAGCTACATAGATCTGTATCAA ACTCATGCATGGGATGATGGTACTCCAATAGAGGAGACCCTCAGCACACTCACAGATCTTGTTCGTCAGGGCAAAGTTCGATATTTGGGTCTGAGCAATGTGACCGGCTGGCAGCTACAGAAAATCATCGACCTCACTAAGTACAAGCACTATGAaccatttgtgtctcttcaa GTGCAATACAACCTGATGTGTCGCGAAACAGAGTGGGAACTACAAGAAGTGTGCAAACGTGAAGGGCTCGGTATATTGCCTTGGAGTCCTCTCAAAGG AGGATGGCTAAGTGGTAAGGTGACTCGTGCTGGGGCTCCTGAAGGTTCTCGAATAGAATACTATGGCAAGCAGGAGTCTGGAAGACCTCCCTTCTTTCGGGATTATAGCAAAGAAGAGCAAACTTGGAAGATTCTGGATGCCCTTAAAACCACTGCAGAAGAATTAG GAAAGAGTGTTCCACAGGTAGCACTAAAATGGTTGCTGCATCAGGAGACGGTCAGCTCGGTTATCATCGGAGCTAAGAAAATCGAACAGCTTGTTGACAACATGGGAGCAGGAGATGACGGTTGGAAACTGACTGCAGACCAG CTGAAACGTCTTGGAGATGTCAGCAACATCATGCCTCTGTATCCCTATTCGTTCCTGAATGCTGTGCAGGTGGGACGCCGCAGGGATGGACCTCTTGTTCTCTAA
- the LOC134186884 gene encoding 1-deoxyxylulose-5-phosphate synthase YajO-like, which produces MATFSSSSKCGVRYIGNCGLKVSNLCLGALTFGSTEGAMIHLPGQSDEAASHAILDKFVEMGGNFIDTADIYSAGRSESIVGSWLQKQAREQIVIATKVRFPMGAGPNDVGLSRKHILSAVEESLKRLNTSYIDHQTHAWDDGTPIEETLSTLTDLVRQGKVRYLGLSNVTGWQLQKIIDLTKYKHYEPFVSLQVQYNLMCRETEWELGEVCKREGLGILPWSPLKTGWLTGKVTRSGAPEGSRVEHHGKDDTTKPPYFRDYAKEEQTWQILDVLKAVAEELGKSIPQVALKWLLHQETVSSVVIGAKKMEQLVDNMGAGDDSWKLTADQLKRLGDVSDIMPLYPYSMIDAVQVQRRRNGLLVL; this is translated from the exons ATGGCCACATTTTCCTCTTCTTCGAAATGCGGCGTTCGCTACATCGGCAACTGTGGACTCAAAGTTTCCAACCTATGCTTGGGAGCATTGACATTTGGCTCG ACGGAAGGTGCAATGATCCACTTGCCTGGTCAGAGCGACGAGGCTGCCTCTCATGCAATTCTGGACAAATTTGTCGAGATGGGTGGTAACTTTATTGACACTGCTGATATCTATTCGGCTGGACGTTCGGAATCTATCGTCGGCTCTTGGCTGCAAAAGCAAGCGAGAGAACA AATCGTCATTGCTACGAAAGTGCGATTTCCTATGGGTGCCGGTCCTAATGATGTCGGACTTTCGAGAAAACATATCTTGAGCGCTGTGGAAGAGAGTTTGAAGCGACTCAACACAAGCTACATAGATCATCAG ACTCATGCGTGGGATGATGGTACTCCAATAGAGGAGACCCTCAGCACACTCACAGATCTTGTTCGTCAGGGCAAAGTTCGATATTTGGGTCTGAGCAATGTGACCGGCTGGCAACTACAGAAAATCATCGACCTCACCAAGTACAAGCATTATGAACCATTTGTTTCTCTTCAA GTGCAATACAATCTGATGTGCCGTGAAACAGAGTGGGAACTTGGTGAAGTGTGCAAACGTGAAGGGCTTGGCATATTGCCCTGGAGTCCTCTCAAAAC GGGATGGCTAACTGGCAAGGTGACTCGATCTGGAGCTCCAGAAGGCTCACGAGTCGAGCACCATGGCAAAGATGATACAACCAAGCCTCCTTACTTTCGTGACTATGCCAAAGAAGAACAGACTTGGCAAATTTTGGATGTCCTAAAAGCTGTTGCTGAAGAATTAG GAAAGAGTATTCCACAAGTAGCACTAAAATGGTTGCTACATCAGGAGACTGTCAGCTCGGTTGTCATCGGAGCTAAGAAAATGGAACAGCTTGTTGACAACATGGGAGCAGGAGATGACAGTTGGAAACTGACTGCAGACCAG CTGAAACGTCTTGGAGATGTCAGCGATATCATGCCTTTGTATCCCTATTCTATGATTGATGCTGTGCAAGTGCAACGCCGCAGGAATGGACTTCTTGTGCTCTAA
- the LOC134186486 gene encoding tigger transposable element-derived protein 6-like: MAQKRVSVTVEKKLEVLEYAEKNPKASQGDIARHFSISQPTVSTILRKKDSLLALASKGSRSVKRNWSTRCDVLEKGMEAYYAACKDKSLNSISYDLLITKGKAIAEELQRAGLADAKDVPSSDADWKSYVQLFLKKRSITSKRHHGESAHADTAAAWNLFDGVWPELFSSVSNDPSCVFNIDETGLFWRALPRRTLARVSENVKGSKVQKDRITFAVATCMDATRLPLHGIGTATMPRAVAAAHTTPANALSGLWTSNNKGWMTETVFCDWLLEFNRLFRRKGKKVLLLVDNCPAHKCEAIQYSLDHVNVVFLPPNTTSIIQPCDAGIINAFKLNYRRLMLTKVGGLVDSPTIEKLDTKALKKNINMLYCLQYAKDAWQSVTETTVQNCWRKAGFAVEMQATEDNTVPEV, translated from the coding sequence ATGGCCCAGAAGAGAGTCAGTGTGACTGTTGAGAAAAAGCTTGAAGTGCTTGAATACGCTGAGAAAAACCCGAAAGCCAGCCAAGGAGACATTGCTCGTCATTTCTCCATCTCCCAGCCCACAGTGTCGACCATTCTGCGCAAGAAAGATTCCTTGCTGGCACTAGCTTCCAAGGGATCGAGGAGTGTAAAGAGAAACTGGTCCACACGCTGCGATGTTCTGGAGAAGGGCATGGAAGCATATTACGCCGCCTGCAAGGATAAATCCCTGAACTCCATCAGTTACGATTTGCTTATCACAAAGGGTAAAGCCATCGCTGAAGAACTGCAACGAGCTGGTCTTGCTGATGCCAAAGATGTTCCATCGAGTGACGCTGACTGGAAGAGTTACGTTCAGCTGTTCCTGAAGAAACGGAGCATAACTTCCAAACGTCATCATGGAGAGTCTGCTCATGCAGACACCGCTGCTGCGTGGAATTTGTTTGATGGTGTCTGGCCAGAGTTGTTTAGTAGCGTGAGTAACGATCCCTCTTGCGTGTTCAACATAGACGAGACGGGTCTGTTTTGGAGAGCTCTTCCTCGTAGAACGCTTGCGCGGGTGAGTGAGAACGTCAAGGGCAGCAAGGTCCAGAAGGATAGGATCACGTTTGCAGTAGCAACATGCATGGATGCGACCAGGCTGCCTCTACATGGCATTGGAACCGCTACGATGCCTCGTGCTGTGGCAGCTGCTCACACCACTCCAGCTAACGCTCTTAGTGGTCTCTGGACAAGTAACAACAAAGGGTGGATGACAGAGACGGTCTTCTGCGATTGGCTGCTTGAGTTCAATCGGCTGTTTCGCCGCAAAGGCAAGAAAGTTCTTTTGTTGGTAGACAACTGTCCAGCACACAAGTGTGAAGCAATTCAATACAGCCTTGATCATGTTAATGTTGTGTTTCTCCCTCCCAACACGACCAGCATTATTCAGCCATGTGATGCTGGCATTATTAACGCATTCAAGCTGAACTACCGCCGCCTCATGCTGACGAAAGTTGGCGGGCTAGTTGATAGTCCCACCATTGAAAagctggacaccaaggccctgAAGAAGAACATCAACATGCTCTACTGCCTCCAGTATGCAAAAGATGCTTGGCAGTCTGTGACAGAGACCACTGTTCAGAATTGCTGGAGGAAGGCTGGGTTCGCTGTTGAGATGCAAGCCACTGAGGACAACACTGTCCCTGAAGTCTAG
- the LOC134187401 gene encoding uncharacterized protein LOC134187401: protein MNQERRRCLRGNEPTTDHVNKYLGTENYFPTTMHLCAVSSHSDVKSTFLRELAKDALDQSTCRLGTKFVLKADRFAVTVFDLPNSHLLNAMLSFCIDSSRALFVYVVNTSLSQAEMEDDAAKWMANITSLFAVNGGAANVMIVGIIHDVGVTAKQRKKLENLAKTLTEEFGQKVNIHGILSWVANLLERDYDQTARIKQALFTLADGIIQVSATKCMS from the exons ATGAATCAAGAAAGGCGTCGGTGCTTGCGGGGTAACGAACCTACTACTGATCACGTGAATAAG TATTTAGGCACTGAAAATTACTTTCCAACGACGATGCACTTGTGCGCTGTTAGCAGCCATAGTGATGTGAAGTCAACTTTTCTTCGCGAACTTGCCAAAGATGCACTGGATCAAAGTACTTGTCGCCTTGGTACTAAGTTCGTGCTGAAAGCGGATCGCTTTGCTGTTACCGTATTTGATTTACCTAACAGTCATCTCTTGAACGCGATGCTGAGCTTTTGTATCGACAGCAGCCGCGCACTTTTTGTCTACGTGGTCAATACAAGTCTGTCACAGGCCGAAATGGAAGATGACGCTGCTAAATGGATGGCAAACATTACTTCATTGTTTGCTGTTAATGGTGGTGCTGCAAACGTGATGATAGTCGGAATCATACATGATGTTGGCGTGACAGcgaaacaaagaaagaagttAGAGAATCTTGCGAAAACGTTGACCGAAGAATTTGGACAGAAAGTGAATATCCATGGAATCTTATCTTGGGTTGCAAATTTGCTGGAACGGGATTACGACCAGACGGCGAGGATAAAGCAAGCATTGTTTACTCTAGCAGATGGTATCATTCAGGTGAGTGCAACAAAATGTATGTCGTAA